One part of the Haliotis asinina isolate JCU_RB_2024 chromosome 2, JCU_Hal_asi_v2, whole genome shotgun sequence genome encodes these proteins:
- the LOC137271884 gene encoding acid-sensing ion channel 2-like codes for MDGKLAQTIKPDADQPLAEYGLIDLWIEFSQTTGLHAVDKIKPISCRPFSIRGLLWSLVLCSTTGFLVYNLVEEIGTYYSYPTVTKITPQIKHSIKFPAVTICNRCTFNNTRLDVYPEMENYFFNISRGKTRKDSFSHLTSDVFQKPVSLEWLKNMSMEGSKMLFKCVFGGDIFKCMTDFQPIFTYEGLCHTFNFNASKSVFMAGDDANLIVTFNINQNDYTYINNMAAGIKVFLHHPDVHPDASSTVVTAAPGSSTYVAIQKIQYRYQTHPYMAFDDTACLDTNSLDFVNPLKFYSRYSYDHCFMECVQLKAFKQCGCVGPYVPVASRRCSLVQLHTCYNPAVRSLSKNGTFAKECRCLSECVFDRYTAQVSSSSFPADKWESSLLNETGAKNRESMIDNFLELKVFYDQMMVTSVTQLPQYTAASLFSSVGGQMGLCLGASILTVAEIAELLVFVLVFLFDKCRGRKARNRISNW; via the exons ATGGATGGGAAGTTGGCTCAGACTATCAAGCCTGATGCAGACCAGCCTTTGGCAGAGTATGGACTGATAGATCTGTGGATTGAATTCAGCCAGACTACAGGCCTCCATGCTGTTGATAAGATTAAGCCTATTTCGTGCAGACCGTTTTCGATTCGTGG GTTGTTATGGAGTTTGGTCTTGTGTTCCACCACGGGGTTTCTCGTCTACAACCTTGTCGAAGAGATAGGAACCTACTATAGCTATCCAACCGTCACCAAGATCACACCCCAAATCAAACATTCAATCAAATTCCCTGCCGTCACTATCTGCAACAGATGCACCTTCAACAACACTCGCCTTGACGTTTACCCAGAAATGGAGAactattttttcaatatttctcgAGGAAAGACGAGAAAAGACTCATTTTCTCATCTAACATCAGATGTGTTTCAGAAACCGGTGTCTTTAGAATGGTTGAAGAACATGTCAATGGAAGGTTCCAAGATGTTGTTTAAATGTGTCTTTGGTGGTGACATCTTTAAATGTATGACTGACTTCCAACCTATTTTCACTTATGAGGGGCTCTGCCACACCTTCAACTTCAATGCCAGTAAAAGTGTGTTCATGGCAGGTGACGACGCAAACCTCATCGTCACTTTCAACATCAACCAGAACGACTACACCTATATAAACAACATGGCAGCAGGGATCAAG GTATTTCTCCATCACCCGGACGTCCATCCAGACGCCAGCTCTACTGTCGTGACAGCTGCGCCTGGATCCTCAACATATGTTGCCATACAAAAAATTCAG TATCGTTACCAGACCCACCCCTACATGGCATTTGATGACACTGCTTGCCTGGACACAAACAGTCTTGATTTTGTGAATCCCCTGAAGTTCTACTCCCGCTATTCCTATGACCATTGCTTCATGGAGTGTGTTCAGCTGAAGGCATTTAAACAGTGTGGGTGTGTCGGACCTTATGTCCCAG TGGCTAGTCGTCGCTGCTCCTTAGTACAACTGCATACTTGTTACAATCCTGCTGTTA GATCGTTGTCCAAGAATGGTACCTTCGCGAAGGAGTGTAGGTGTCTCAGCGAGTGCGTGTTCGACAGGTACACAGCCCAGGTGTCCTCCAGTTCCTTCCCCGCCGACAAATGGGAATCTTCGCTTCTCAATGAAACGGGGGCCAAGAACAGGGAGAGTATGAT AGATAACTTTTTGGAACTGAAGGTGTTTTACGACCAGATGATGGTGACATCCGTCACACAACTACCTCAATATACTGCTGCCTCTCTGTTTT cCAGTGTCGGGGGTCAGATGGGACTGTGTCTCGGAGCCAGCATCCTGACAGTGGCAGAGATCGCGGAACTCTTGGTGTTCGTCCTCGTCTTCCTCTTCGACAAATGTAGAGGAAGAAAAGCTCGTAACAGAATCAGCAACT